One window of Flavobacterium dauae genomic DNA carries:
- a CDS encoding translocation/assembly module TamB domain-containing protein, giving the protein MKKKILKVIKYFLITVVCLLIIVLAAIFSLQFPAVQNFVKDKLVTYLQDKIKTKVSLERVYVHFPNKIEIEKLYLQGQDVDTLLYVNNLNVGLNLPKLLNNTAQFTSIDLEGLTANVSKRADSTFNFDYIIDAFATDEEDTNESKPFVIDLDKIRLQNLNVTYKDATSKNDIALKLTDLKTIVKTFDLETNNYAVDYIDAKGFKLIFNQGLLEEVAENIEETVDSLSQNNPLQIGINSLDLQDFDVLYNDENSATRAKVVFDELTAKVKKINLPDSDFDIKKLTFKNAFVDVLLMPDSKAVQAVNTTKTDSLSTNQNPLKILLQTADLQNVNIVFNNGAGTNTTKSFNANHLDIKQLSGTFNDLAVKGSEISGEVKKAVFTETSGFVLEELSAKFKYGETETFLEDLTLKTPQTFLQRNLKLQYTTIDDLSKNLGNVTIEANLPDTKIGFKDILWLTPDLKNTIPFNKYPNAVLSLSANVKGKVNDLLVQEFKLSGIGNLNVNAAGTIKNALDTDNLCVNLKINNLTANKQLITGLVPKNTIPETIEIPQNVSLSGKIKGGLQDIYVDLGLQSTFGNARLTGTFNQKVKNAERYDLNATLAAFNVGKLIKNEQIGTVTANAKVKGTGFNFQKNNTTVDAFVTQAVYNNYTYTSIALKGDLNNGNYNVTLNSDDENAKLNIVASGVYNAENPTVKTEGTIFKVDLNKLGFYETPMVLTGKLNADFSSVNPDALNGKLLLQDFVLSDGKEMYPVNEISLNAVSNDTINSINLNSQIVDASITGKYKLTEISTSLLNTINQYYHFQKKTEEVNSSPSQYFDFRGKIKNDDLIRKFVPELKSFQTINLYGAYNADTRKITVYGSLPQLEYAAYQLNNIKLSAGNDEEQLNYSLTLNQLDSEQFRLANIVLEGFVANDLIDYNLLVKNEQDKAQYKIAGNVATANGLIDVTLKQDGLVLNYDEWKVAPDNKLIIHPTGIVAQNLQLINNNSSILVNSENNTSSAPLNIAFKDFEIASLTEIIRKDSLLAEGTINGEAQLKDLTTDLLLTANLNIKDLKVFGSEIGTIDAKVANETAGLYNADVKLSGFDNNLSLVGSYNTAQSSFTADIAINALQMTSIQGFSMGQLEEAKGYISGKLKVSGTTNAPSILGNLKFNNAGFGVTQLNSTFTDMNDEINFTQRGIEFNRFKINDTDGNALTLNGAVLTKTYQDFSFDLNISARNFKVVNSTKTENQIMYGTMAINANIGIKGNLDLPKIDGTITVTDKTDFTFVLPQSSPALQEREGIIEFVDQDQLVLEDTLKDPSQELEETLKGLDANLNIEIDKNAKLSIVIDKTNGDFIKLQGEAELTGGIDPSGKTTLVGRYQVNQGAYEMSVSLLKRKFEIQEGSSIVWTGEPMTADVDITAIYKTKAAPLDLVQQQVEGDEDMNLYKQRIPFNTLLKMSGELLKPIITFDIEIDGNNPGVSSDVTSMIDSKLTQLRTEPSEMNKQVFALLLLNRFIGENPFASSTGMTAESVARQSVSRMLSEQLNNLAADLIEGVELNFDLESTDDYSTGARENRTDLNVEVSKTLLNDRLKVSVGSNFGLEGTERQNEQMTNIAGDIQIEYLLSRDGRYILRAYRKNEYQLALQGQIIETGVGFVITLDYNEFKELWRRRKRNREFRRTQRNIQNEQTTTTTK; this is encoded by the coding sequence TTGAAAAAGAAAATCCTAAAAGTAATTAAGTACTTTTTAATTACTGTTGTTTGTTTGTTAATTATTGTTTTAGCAGCAATTTTTTCGTTGCAGTTTCCTGCTGTTCAAAATTTTGTGAAAGACAAACTGGTTACTTATCTTCAGGATAAAATAAAAACAAAGGTTTCTTTGGAACGTGTGTACGTTCATTTTCCTAATAAAATAGAAATTGAAAAATTGTATTTGCAAGGTCAGGATGTCGATACGCTTTTGTATGTCAATAATTTGAATGTTGGTCTGAATCTGCCTAAATTATTGAATAATACCGCTCAGTTTACATCGATTGATTTAGAAGGTTTAACCGCAAATGTGTCAAAACGTGCCGACAGTACATTTAATTTTGATTACATTATTGATGCTTTTGCGACCGATGAAGAGGATACCAACGAATCAAAACCTTTTGTGATTGATCTGGATAAAATCCGCTTGCAAAATCTAAATGTTACCTACAAAGACGCCACTAGTAAAAATGATATTGCCTTAAAACTAACCGATTTAAAAACCATTGTTAAAACATTTGATTTAGAAACCAATAATTATGCAGTTGATTATATTGATGCCAAAGGATTTAAATTGATTTTTAATCAAGGTTTGTTAGAAGAAGTCGCTGAAAATATAGAAGAAACAGTAGATTCACTTTCACAGAACAATCCGTTGCAAATAGGAATCAACAGTTTAGATTTACAAGATTTTGATGTGTTGTATAACGATGAAAATTCGGCCACTCGTGCCAAAGTGGTATTTGACGAACTTACAGCCAAGGTAAAAAAGATTAATTTACCCGATTCGGACTTTGATATTAAAAAGCTGACCTTTAAAAATGCGTTTGTAGATGTGTTGTTAATGCCCGATTCAAAAGCGGTACAAGCTGTTAATACCACAAAAACCGATAGCCTGTCAACTAATCAAAATCCGTTGAAAATATTGCTACAAACTGCCGATTTACAAAATGTAAATATTGTTTTTAATAACGGTGCGGGTACCAATACAACAAAAAGTTTTAATGCCAATCATTTAGATATTAAACAGCTTTCAGGAACATTTAATGATTTAGCGGTAAAAGGCAGCGAAATTTCAGGTGAAGTCAAAAAAGCGGTATTTACTGAAACCAGCGGTTTTGTATTGGAAGAACTATCTGCCAAGTTCAAATACGGCGAAACCGAAACTTTTCTGGAAGATCTAACCTTGAAAACTCCACAAACCTTTTTGCAGCGTAATCTAAAATTGCAATATACAACTATTGATGATCTGTCTAAAAACCTGGGCAATGTAACAATCGAAGCCAATTTACCTGATACCAAAATAGGTTTTAAAGATATTTTATGGTTAACTCCCGATTTAAAAAATACCATTCCGTTTAACAAATATCCTAATGCGGTTTTAAGTTTATCTGCCAATGTTAAAGGCAAAGTAAACGATTTGTTGGTGCAGGAATTCAAGCTTTCGGGCATTGGCAATTTAAACGTAAATGCTGCCGGAACTATTAAAAATGCTTTGGATACTGATAATTTATGCGTAAATTTAAAAATAAACAATTTAACTGCTAACAAACAACTTATTACCGGTTTAGTACCTAAAAATACGATCCCTGAAACTATTGAAATACCCCAAAATGTATCCCTTTCGGGAAAAATTAAGGGCGGATTACAAGATATATATGTCGATTTAGGTTTACAGTCAACCTTTGGAAATGCCCGATTAACCGGAACATTCAATCAAAAAGTTAAAAATGCCGAACGTTATGATTTAAACGCTACATTGGCAGCATTTAACGTAGGCAAGCTTATAAAAAATGAGCAAATAGGTACGGTAACAGCTAATGCTAAAGTAAAAGGTACCGGGTTTAATTTCCAGAAAAACAACACAACCGTAGATGCTTTTGTTACTCAGGCGGTGTATAATAATTACACGTACACAAGTATTGCCTTAAAAGGCGATTTGAATAACGGGAATTATAATGTAACCTTAAATTCTGACGACGAAAATGCCAAACTCAATATTGTTGCAAGCGGCGTGTACAATGCCGAAAATCCTACTGTTAAAACCGAAGGCACCATTTTTAAGGTAGATTTAAACAAACTGGGCTTTTATGAAACGCCGATGGTATTGACAGGTAAGCTAAATGCTGATTTTTCTTCTGTAAATCCCGATGCGTTAAACGGCAAATTACTGTTGCAAGATTTTGTGTTGTCTGATGGTAAAGAAATGTATCCGGTAAACGAAATAAGCTTAAATGCCGTGAGCAATGATACTATTAACAGCATCAATTTAAATTCACAAATAGTCGATGCGTCTATTACCGGAAAGTACAAACTCACAGAAATCAGCACATCGTTGCTAAATACCATCAACCAATACTATCATTTCCAGAAAAAAACGGAAGAAGTAAATAGTAGTCCATCACAGTATTTTGATTTCAGAGGGAAAATTAAAAACGATGATCTGATACGTAAATTTGTACCCGAATTAAAATCGTTTCAAACCATTAATCTGTACGGAGCGTACAATGCCGATACCCGAAAAATTACGGTTTATGGTAGCCTGCCTCAGTTAGAATATGCTGCATATCAACTAAATAATATCAAACTTTCGGCGGGTAATGATGAAGAACAATTGAATTATTCGTTAACTTTAAATCAGTTAGACAGCGAGCAATTCCGTTTGGCGAATATCGTTTTAGAAGGATTTGTTGCAAATGACCTAATCGACTATAATTTATTAGTTAAAAACGAACAGGATAAAGCACAGTATAAAATTGCCGGAAACGTTGCCACAGCAAATGGTTTAATTGATGTAACGTTAAAGCAAGACGGTTTGGTGCTTAATTATGACGAATGGAAGGTAGCACCAGATAATAAATTAATTATTCACCCAACAGGTATCGTAGCTCAAAATTTACAGTTAATCAATAACAACAGCTCAATTCTTGTAAATTCAGAAAACAATACGTCGTCAGCACCCTTAAACATAGCGTTTAAAGATTTTGAAATAGCATCATTAACCGAAATAATCCGTAAAGATTCTCTTCTTGCCGAAGGGACTATTAATGGCGAAGCACAGCTAAAAGATTTAACAACCGATTTGCTTTTAACAGCCAATTTAAACATCAAGGACTTAAAGGTATTTGGTAGCGAAATTGGAACCATAGATGCCAAAGTGGCTAATGAAACAGCCGGTTTATACAATGCCGATGTTAAACTAAGCGGTTTTGATAACAATCTTTCTTTAGTAGGAAGTTACAATACTGCCCAAAGTAGTTTTACTGCCGATATTGCTATAAATGCCTTACAAATGACAAGTATTCAAGGTTTTTCTATGGGTCAGTTAGAAGAAGCAAAAGGATACATTTCAGGAAAATTAAAAGTATCCGGAACTACCAATGCACCTTCCATTTTAGGAAATTTAAAATTTAACAATGCCGGTTTTGGTGTTACACAGTTAAACAGCACCTTTACCGATATGAACGATGAAATAAACTTTACCCAGCGCGGTATCGAATTCAATCGTTTTAAAATAAATGACACCGATGGAAATGCATTAACACTGAACGGAGCCGTGCTTACAAAAACATATCAGGATTTTTCTTTTGATTTGAATATTTCGGCACGTAATTTCAAGGTAGTTAATTCTACCAAAACCGAAAATCAGATAATGTATGGAACCATGGCAATTAATGCCAACATTGGTATCAAAGGAAATTTAGATCTGCCAAAAATTGACGGAACCATAACCGTAACCGATAAAACCGATTTTACGTTTGTACTGCCACAGTCAAGTCCGGCATTGCAAGAACGTGAAGGAATTATTGAGTTTGTTGATCAGGATCAATTGGTGTTAGAAGATACGTTGAAAGATCCCTCACAAGAATTAGAAGAAACCTTAAAGGGCTTAGATGCCAATCTGAATATTGAAATAGATAAAAACGCTAAACTTTCAATTGTTATCGATAAAACAAATGGCGATTTCATAAAGCTTCAGGGCGAAGCAGAACTAACCGGCGGTATCGATCCATCGGGGAAAACCACACTGGTGGGTAGATATCAAGTAAATCAGGGAGCTTATGAAATGTCGGTAAGTTTGTTAAAACGAAAATTTGAAATTCAGGAAGGAAGTTCTATCGTATGGACAGGCGAACCAATGACCGCCGATGTAGATATTACCGCTATCTATAAAACAAAAGCCGCACCGCTTGATTTGGTTCAGCAACAGGTTGAGGGTGACGAAGATATGAACCTTTACAAACAGCGCATACCGTTTAACACTTTATTAAAGATGTCGGGCGAACTCTTAAAACCAATCATTACGTTTGATATTGAAATTGATGGAAACAATCCGGGTGTTTCATCAGATGTTACTTCAATGATCGATTCAAAATTAACACAGTTGCGTACCGAACCTTCCGAAATGAACAAACAGGTGTTTGCTTTGTTGCTGCTGAATCGTTTTATTGGAGAAAATCCATTTGCAAGCAGTACAGGAATGACCGCAGAAAGTGTTGCACGACAAAGTGTAAGCCGGATGCTTTCAGAACAATTGAACAATCTGGCTGCCGATTTAATCGAAGGGGTTGAACTGAATTTTGATTTAGAATCAACCGACGATTATTCAACCGGAGCCCGCGAAAACAGAACCGATTTAAATGTTGAAGTATCCAAAACCTTGTTAAACGACCGCCTAAAAGTAAGCGTAGGAAGTAATTTTGGATTGGAAGGAACCGAACGCCAGAACGAACAAATGACCAATATTGCCGGCGATATTCAAATAGAATATTTATTGTCGCGAGACGGTCGTTACATATTGAGAGCTTATCGTAAAAACGAATACCAGTTAGCATTACAAGGTCAAATTATTGAAACCGGTGTTGGTTTTGTAATTACCCTTGATTATAATGAATTTAAAGAATTATGGCGACGCAGAAAACGTAACCGTGAATTTAGAAGAACACAAAGAAATATACAAAATGAGCAAACTACCACAACAACTAAATAA